From the genome of Solanum lycopersicum chromosome 12, SLM_r2.1:
ctctctgtatttttttctctatatctCTCTTTTCCTCTCTTTATCTGTGTCTTTTTctatatcttttcttttcttctctgtaTTTCTTTATATCTGTGTATCTGTGTCTTTTTCtatatctttttcttcttctctgtaTTTCTTTGTATCTGTGTCTTtttctatatcttttttttcttctctgtaTCTGTGTATGTGTATCTGTgtctttttctatatattttcttttcttctcaacTGAACGTgttcttataatatttttggctGAGAGTTTGGTGCTAATTAAAAGGATAGTAATAGAGTTGGATTAGGTTTTagtttgaaatattgttgaggGAATTGTGGTTGAGATaaggatttaaaataaataaataataataatagaaaattaacaaaaaaaatgtttaaaaaaaatcaaaaataacgtccaaaagaagaagaaaaaaaaatcaaaattaaattaaattaaagtgaaAGAATGCCTGGCTAATGCATTtctcttatatatattattatttattattattaattgttatCAGTTATgttataacattatttttttaacggagaatatttgataatacaaatttatgcTAATTTTAGGGAGAGCTTATTCTAACTTTTGTTGTCAAAGTAGATTTTCTCATATTTATTGCGCATTGCACattataatcaaatttaaatcattttaaaggACCCCAACTTTTTGAGTTGGTGTGTAAGTAAATTAAATGACTTCAGTAGTTTGTTGGTGGGAAAAAATATCCCCACTACTGCAgtgaaattataaattatattatggtGGGGTTAAAATTCTAGTCAAAAAAGAGAAACTTTAATTCATGATGGTCGGGGAATTACATAAAATTGTCATACTATAGTTCAAGAGTAACAAATTAAAGGCTTTCATCACACACCCCTTCCTTTTTTTGATTCCATGTCACTGATGAGAATAGAAGCATTTTCCATAACCTGATTAAAGACAAAAGcaaaacattttatttatatattagaataaaatgtttagaaaaatattttatttacaaactaataaatttcGAATGCTCTCTATAATTCTTCACACTATAAAAATAGCTAGCAATACTTTTATTTAGGCATGATACATAAACATATCATTTAAGTTGactttatttgatatttatatttttattgtgcagaaatatatacttaaacttgtataaagttgaacaaatacgAAAACATACATGATATCTTATGTGTAATATGTCATATAGTACGTATGTGTCTACTAGTTCAGTTTTTATAAACAAGTTTTAAACGATTACTTGTTTACACCCTTATCTGATCTCAGCACAAATATTAGACTCTACCAATTGTGAGTTTACTATTCCAACTAAATGTGCATATATGTATACTAAGAAACACAATGCcaaatgtgtatatatatatatacttacttGGATCACTGAATGTAACAAGACCAGTTCCTTTGAAATCACAGTTCCAATAATTCCGCCCATGCATCTGATAATACGCGTTCATCGCGTAGGATGTATGGGCGTAAACTTTATCAGGTTGAAAACAGTCCCCATTTTCATGTATTTCTCTACAGTCTACGCCCCCGGGCCCACAACAGAAATCGAGCACAGCCTGTATTACCTTCTCATCCGCATGTGGCTTAGCCACACACCAAACTGAAGGTCCACGACTACTTAACAAAGACGACTCTATTTTCCCTCCAAATTTTTCATTACTACAAAATTCACAACTCAAATCCACATCATAAACCTTCGTTCCATCACCGTTGAAAATCCCAAAATTCCTCTCACTAACTCCTCCTTGTTTCTTGTTTTCGTTGAATAACGCAAACACAAACACATCGATCCGATCTTTAGGGCTCATCGGAGTACCTTTATTCAACTGAGCACGTTGAATTAATCGCGTATTATAAGTTCTAGCATTTTCATTAGTTGCAGATGTATCTCCTCTCGATGGCCATCCTGACTCTGATACCAATATTTGAATAGTCTGATTCCCAAATCCCAATGCATTGATTGCTGACCTAATCGCATCAATTTGTGCATCTAGCATGTTAGTGTAGACGTAACCTTTAGGGTCACGTACCCCAGACGTGTTACCTAGTAACGCGTACTCCAAATTAACCATACTGGGATTGTCCCGGTATGCAAAATATGGATAAGCATTAATCATGAAAGGTGAATTTGTATCAGATAAAAGCGCGACAATAGAAGTCATAACAGGAAGGAGAGTGGTAGCAAATGTAGACGACGATGGTGGAAATGAAGAAGCAAGAACAGCCATGCTATGTGGCGTAGACACTTTAATTTTGCGGTTTAATCCGCGTGATAGTAAAACTGAATGCAGATTTTGCATTGCTTGGAACAAAGCGTTATGATCTAATAATTGATCATCGGTTAAATATTCATTTCCAACGGCAATGGTGACGATGGAAGTGGAAGGAATAAAAGGTAATATACGCGTAACGAACCACTTATCTGCATTGGATTGATTTTCGCTTAAGTTTTTTATTTGGGAATTTTCAACCGCAACAATGAGATCAATGCCCGTGTTGGAGAAAGCTTCAAGGATTTCAGGATTGGTATCGTAGATCTTAACTTTATCGAAGATTGTGGATTGAAGTAGTTGAGCTACTTTTTTTGGTGAAGGGAGGTTGTTTCCGATAGTCCCATAGTTTATTCCGACACCATGAACATCGTAGTTAATAAGAGAGAGGAGAATGAAGAGGGATAAGACAAGAGTACAAAAGAGAGACATGGTAGAGGTTGCCCTAATGGGGAGTGGAATGTAGTTTTAATTAAGTATGAGGAAATATTCTACTATGTAACAtaaattcaaacataatgatttaaaaattataataactaatatcttaaattatttttttaaaaaatattttatttaaaaaaacaaataaattgaaatgtaGAAAGTAATAAAATTACATGATTGTTGGTGGTTCTTCCCTTAACTAGATGTACTGAATTCGAGCCTCgagtaagaaaaaaatattgataaaaaatattttttctcaagaTGAAATCCTATAACGTGCGAACTCAAGTATAGTCAATTCAGACTCGATATCCATCCCCGATGAAAGTTGTTTTCATTCAAAATCAACTCATTCTAAAGGAAAGCacttcaatatatatatcaaacacCGAACTAAaacctataatatatatattttttaaaaaactattacATAATTTAATGTCTACTGTACGTGTGATGTGGTGTAGTGAAATTAAGTCAAAGTAGTGGGtcatcttttatttaaaaaaatgtgtaattTGTCAAAAGTAGTGACACACAATTATGATTCTCGCAGGAGGTAAATCCGGCTCAATTTGAAATGGTGTAGCTGCAAAgacaaaaatgtcaaaaaaaaggTGCTTCGCAAAGTCGAGGCGATCTGATTACATCGAAACCCGTGCCCCATTCTGCATCCAGCTAGCTAGTTGAAGTGACGACGGAATCTATTATTTGTAAGATTAAATACTCCTATATACGTAATATTAGgattttaaatatgataatcGATAATCTATCTTTTTGTCCTAATTTTACGATATTATAATCGTCAGCAAAGAAATCATTGTAGagaatatatgataattttagtGGATGGAGGGAGAACCAATTTATAGAGGTTATAATTTG
Proteins encoded in this window:
- the LOC101247990 gene encoding glucan endo-1,3-beta-glucosidase 12, with the protein product MSLFCTLVLSLFILLSLINYDVHGVGINYGTIGNNLPSPKKVAQLLQSTIFDKVKIYDTNPEILEAFSNTGIDLIVAVENSQIKNLSENQSNADKWFVTRILPFIPSTSIVTIAVGNEYLTDDQLLDHNALFQAMQNLHSVLLSRGLNRKIKVSTPHSMAVLASSFPPSSSTFATTLLPVMTSIVALLSDTNSPFMINAYPYFAYRDNPSMVNLEYALLGNTSGVRDPKGYVYTNMLDAQIDAIRSAINALGFGNQTIQILVSESGWPSRGDTSATNENARTYNTRLIQRAQLNKGTPMSPKDRIDVFVFALFNENKKQGGVSERNFGIFNGDGTKVYDVDLSCEFCSNEKFGGKIESSLLSSRGPSVWCVAKPHADEKVIQAVLDFCCGPGGVDCREIHENGDCFQPDKVYAHTSYAMNAYYQMHGRNYWNCDFKGTGLVTFSDPSYGKCFYSHQ